One stretch of Arachis duranensis cultivar V14167 chromosome 1, aradu.V14167.gnm2.J7QH, whole genome shotgun sequence DNA includes these proteins:
- the LOC107468707 gene encoding zinc finger CCCH domain-containing protein 18 (The sequence of the model RefSeq protein was modified relative to this genomic sequence to represent the inferred CDS: added 66 bases not found in genome assembly): MGSEEEKVLEKQLEHQLQEQRDSLSAIDDALLADPSNTELLAVHGELVQAIKDAEEGLLHLKRARLLQEADLVLHSTNLFAEEEKVEALDPTDVEPEPLEESCYSVGSKCRFRHKDGRWYNGQVVQLDKSAAKLSFLTPTSENMLICKFFLQQRCRFGTNCRLSHGVDVQLSSLKKYVPTIWKPSLAGSSIWAVSNAHAGIWKRAELESWDEDVGAGQVVFRDDGSSAKLGAEEMVLSEYAEVSDTESDSSLEHSDSSDYEEEELQGLGFLESTNLQRGVQTETAIFAKWENHTRGVASKMMANMGYREGMGLGVTGQGMLDPITVKVLPAKQSLDHALESQKGEEDTEKQSKKRSRGGKRKRDKKFMEAIRAAKEEESNVDVFTLINNQLAVHGQALNGGSGKKQSKDSAEVKKVDRRTLIAYEDEVKDLKLRVEKLEAIVNINRKEKAVYEAAMRKLAETRKALAEAEATHASASNAVVSKEKEKRWLKF, encoded by the exons ATGGGTAGCGAAGAAGAGAAGGTTCTAGAGAAACAACTTGAGCATCAATTGCAAGAGCAA GTTCATGGGGAGCTTGTTCAGGCAATTAAGGATGCAGAGGAAGGACTTCTTCACCTAAAACGGGCAAGATTATTACAGGAAGCAGATTTGGTGTTGCACAGCACTAATCTTTTTGCTGAAGAAGAGAAAGTAGAGGCTCTTGACCCCACAGATGTTGAACCAGAGCCACTGGAGGAAAGTTGTTATTCTGTTGGATCTAAATGCAGATTCCGTCACAAAGATGGGAGATGGTACAATGGTCAAGTGGTACAGTTGGATAAGTCAGCAGCGAAGCTTTCATTCCTTACTCCCACATCTGAGAACATGCTG ATCTGCAAGTTCTTTTTACAACAACGATGTCGATTTGGTACTAACTGTCGCCTGTCACATG GAGTTGATGTTCAATTGTCCTCACTGAAGAAATATGTCCCAACAATATGGAAGCCATCCTTGGCGGGGTCGAGTATATGGGCAGTCTCAAATGCTCATGCGGGCATTTGGAAGCGAGCTGAGCTCGAGTCTTGGGACGAGGATGTCGGAGCTGGACAAGTTGTTTTCCGAGATGATGGAAGTTCAGCAAAGCTTGGGGCTGAAGAAATGGTATTGTCTGAGTATGCGGAAGTGAGTGACACAGAGAGTGATTCCAGCTTAGAACACTCCGACTCTAGTGACTATGAGGAAGAGGAATTGCAAGGTTTAGGATTTCTTGAGAGCACCAACCTACAAAGGGGTGTTCAGACCGAAACTGCTATATTTGCCAAGTGGGAGAACCACACTAGAGGCGTAGCATCGAAAATGATGGCTAATATGGGTTACCGAGAAGGAATGGGTTTAGGCGTAACTGGTCAGGGAATGCTAGATCCCATAACAGTGAAAGTCCTACCGGCAAAGCAATCCTTAGATCATGCACTTGAGTCTCAAAAAGGAGAAGAGGACACAGAGAAACAAAGCAAGAAACGGAGCCGAGGTGGTAAAAGAAAGCGCGATAAGAAATTCATGGAAGCAATTCGAgcagcaaaagaagaagaatcgaACGTAGACGTCTTTACACTAATAAATAATCAACTTGCAGTGCACGGCCAAGCTTTAAATGGTGGATCAGGGAAAAAGCAGAGCAAAGATTCCGCCGAAGTTAAAAAGGTGGATAGGCGAACGTTGATTGCGTATGAGGATGAGGTGAAGGATTTGAAGTTGAGGGTTGAGAAGCTGGAAGCAATAGTGAATATCAACAGAAAAGAGAAGGCTGTTTATGAGGCTGCTATGAGAAAATTAGCAGAGACACGCAAGGCATTAGCTGAAGCTGAAGCCACGCATGCCTCTGCATCAAATGCAGTTGTtagcaaagaaaaagagaagagatgGCTTAAGTTTTAG